In Candidatus Margulisiibacteriota bacterium, a genomic segment contains:
- the dprA gene encoding DNA-processing protein DprA has protein sequence MDNLDLFLAVSLSSARDKRVFLEAITSEGDLQNFSKLLKQKRTDLEDIKEYCGKNNVSIITYLDAEYPPLLKQIPDAPVLIYAKGDTSILKSSTSIAIVGTRQATQHGLSIAYDLGKELAEYSCVVVSGLAEGIDASAHRGALLSGKTIAVIGSGMKFQFPAANRDLYTSIFEKGVVITEFAPDIHPDKNTFPIRNRIIAGLVRGVVVVESKSSGGSMITANLALEYDREVFAVPGRATDIYSQGPNKLIKQGAKLVGSASDIVEELNWLIPKKSIEKEIPYKLSVEEKQVYEAISLEPIYIDILSEQTKIETKKLLTVLSFLEMQGIVRQIPGKYYVKG, from the coding sequence ATGGATAATTTAGATCTTTTTCTCGCTGTGTCTCTTTCCTCGGCAAGAGATAAAAGAGTTTTTTTGGAGGCTATAACAAGCGAAGGAGACTTACAAAATTTTTCTAAGCTATTAAAGCAAAAAAGAACAGACCTGGAAGACATTAAAGAATATTGTGGTAAAAATAACGTTAGCATTATTACATATCTTGATGCCGAGTATCCGCCATTATTAAAGCAGATACCAGATGCGCCTGTGTTAATTTATGCCAAAGGCGATACTAGTATTTTAAAGAGTAGCACTTCAATTGCTATTGTTGGAACAAGACAAGCAACTCAACATGGCTTAAGTATTGCTTATGATTTAGGAAAGGAACTGGCAGAATATAGCTGTGTTGTTGTCAGTGGTTTGGCAGAAGGAATCGATGCCTCCGCTCATAGAGGAGCTTTGTTGTCAGGAAAAACTATAGCTGTAATAGGTTCTGGTATGAAGTTTCAGTTTCCAGCAGCGAATCGAGATTTGTATACTAGCATATTTGAAAAAGGTGTTGTTATAACAGAGTTTGCGCCAGATATACATCCAGACAAGAACACTTTTCCGATTAGAAATAGAATTATAGCGGGCTTGGTACGTGGCGTCGTGGTTGTTGAGTCCAAGAGTTCAGGTGGTTCTATGATAACTGCTAATCTAGCCTTAGAGTATGATCGAGAGGTGTTTGCTGTGCCTGGTAGAGCTACCGATATTTATAGCCAAGGTCCCAATAAATTAATTAAACAAGGCGCAAAATTAGTTGGTTCAGCAAGTGATATTGTTGAAGAGCTAAACTGGCTTATTCCAAAAAAGAGTATAGAAAAAGAAATTCCTTACAAACTATCAGTAGAAGAAAAGCAGGTATATGAAGCTATTTCTTTGGAGCCAATTTATATAGATATTTTGTCAGAGCAAACGAAGATTGAAACCAAGAAGCTTTTGACCGTTTTATCTTTTTTAGAAATGCAAGGTATTGTTAGACAGATACCAGGCAAGTATTACGTAAAGGGTTAA
- a CDS encoding helix-turn-helix transcriptional regulator: protein MRIKREVDLSISLKIKKIGENITFLRKSKNMSCEKLAYSIGISKSFLGYVEKGLTNPTVETLYLIADGLDCEIVELFK from the coding sequence ATGAGAATAAAAAGAGAAGTTGATTTATCTATTAGTTTAAAAATCAAGAAGATTGGTGAAAATATTACTTTTTTAAGAAAGAGTAAGAATATGTCATGTGAAAAGCTTGCATATTCAATAGGAATTTCGAAAAGCTTTCTAGGTTATGTTGAAAAAGGATTAACCAATCCTACTGTAGAAACATTATATTTAATTGCAGATGGGTTAGATTGTGAAATAGTTGAGTTGTTTAAATAA